Proteins found in one Deinococcus sp. Leaf326 genomic segment:
- a CDS encoding ABC transporter permease — MNPRRFFSTLGPGVLWLAAFLIVPSLIMLGYSLLTRTDLAQVGPPWTLENWQRVFGYDALFREWVPDNLRVLWRSLVIAGLSTLLCVVMGYPLAFYIARQEDRRKQMLLLLLVIPFWINFLIRVYAWILILRPFGLYPSTAATFLGMVYALLPFFVLPVYASVEKVDWRLLEAAQDLGASPARAFLAGVVPQTLPGLIAGVLLTFIPALGMFVVSDILGGAKTALIGNLIQNQFGQAGDWPYGSALSFLLMGVVLLGLWLYARAAGQKGLEELL, encoded by the coding sequence GTGAACCCGCGCCGCTTCTTCTCGACCCTGGGGCCCGGCGTGCTGTGGCTGGCAGCCTTTTTGATCGTGCCCTCGCTCATCATGCTGGGCTACTCGCTGCTCACACGGACCGACCTGGCGCAGGTGGGGCCGCCCTGGACGCTGGAGAACTGGCAACGGGTCTTCGGCTACGACGCCCTGTTCCGCGAGTGGGTGCCCGACAACCTGCGGGTGCTGTGGCGCTCGCTGGTCATCGCGGGCCTCAGCACACTGCTGTGCGTGGTCATGGGCTACCCGCTGGCCTTCTACATCGCGCGGCAGGAGGACCGGCGTAAGCAGATGCTGCTGCTGCTGCTCGTCATTCCCTTCTGGATCAACTTCCTGATCCGGGTCTACGCCTGGATTCTGATTCTGCGGCCCTTCGGGCTCTACCCCAGCACGGCCGCCACCTTTCTGGGCATGGTGTACGCGCTGCTGCCCTTCTTCGTGCTGCCGGTATACGCCAGCGTCGAAAAGGTCGACTGGCGGCTGCTGGAGGCCGCGCAGGACCTCGGGGCCTCGCCCGCGCGCGCCTTTCTGGCGGGCGTGGTGCCGCAGACCCTGCCGGGGCTGATCGCGGGCGTGCTGCTCACCTTCATTCCGGCGCTGGGCATGTTCGTGGTGTCGGACATCCTGGGCGGCGCCAAGACGGCCCTCATCGGCAACCTCATCCAGAACCAGTTCGGGCAGGCGGGCGACTGGCCCTACGGCTCGGCGCTGAGCTTCCTCTTGATGGGCGTGGTGCTGCTGGGCCTATGGCTCTACGCCCGCGCCGCCGGGCAGAAGGGCCTGGAGGAACTCCTGTGA
- a CDS encoding ABC transporter ATP-binding protein, producing MVDVYKSYKGAGGQTTPVLDDVDLDIRRGEFFSLLGPSGCGKTTLLRILAGFEQADAGAVVIGGRDMTGVPAHQRPVNTVFQSYALFPHLSVADNVAFGLRQKGLRGPQLRDRVNRALETVRIQDFGARRPDQLSGGQRQRVALARAIVNEPEVLLLDEPLSALDLKLRKELQVELSNLQETLGITFVFVTHDQEEALVMSDRIAVMNRGRIEQLGRAEDLYERPRTAFVANFLGSSNLIPGTVAELTPEGGAVVRTVHGPLLTLHGAGLRVGQDVTLSIRPEKLRMERDDETEGNEVRARVDDIVYTGAENQYLLEAGGQRLMAFQLNTDIGADEDFDYDEEVALYLPPASLVVLEDGVEAAPGRAAP from the coding sequence GTGGTGGACGTGTACAAGAGCTACAAAGGCGCGGGCGGTCAGACCACGCCGGTGCTCGACGACGTGGACCTCGACATCCGCCGGGGCGAGTTCTTCAGTCTGCTGGGGCCGTCGGGCTGCGGCAAGACCACGCTGCTGCGTATCCTGGCGGGCTTCGAGCAGGCCGACGCGGGCGCGGTGGTCATCGGCGGGCGCGACATGACCGGCGTGCCCGCGCACCAGCGCCCGGTGAACACGGTGTTCCAGAGCTACGCCCTTTTTCCGCACCTGAGCGTGGCCGACAACGTGGCCTTCGGGCTACGCCAAAAGGGCCTACGCGGCCCGCAACTCCGCGACCGCGTGAACCGCGCGCTGGAGACGGTCCGCATTCAGGATTTCGGTGCGCGGCGGCCCGACCAGCTTTCCGGCGGGCAGCGCCAGCGGGTTGCCCTGGCCCGCGCGATCGTGAACGAGCCGGAGGTGCTGCTCCTCGACGAGCCGCTCTCGGCGCTGGACCTCAAGCTGCGCAAGGAGCTTCAGGTCGAACTCTCGAACCTCCAGGAGACGCTGGGCATCACCTTCGTGTTCGTGACCCACGACCAGGAAGAGGCGCTCGTCATGAGCGACCGTATCGCCGTGATGAACCGGGGCCGCATTGAGCAGCTCGGGCGCGCCGAGGACCTGTACGAGCGCCCGCGCACGGCCTTCGTGGCGAACTTCCTGGGCAGCAGCAACCTCATCCCCGGCACGGTCGCCGAGCTGACGCCGGAGGGCGGCGCGGTCGTGCGCACCGTCCACGGCCCCCTGCTGACGCTGCACGGCGCGGGCCTGCGCGTGGGCCAGGACGTGACCCTGAGCATCCGCCCCGAGAAGCTGCGCATGGAGCGCGACGACGAGACGGAGGGCAACGAGGTGCGCGCCCGCGTGGACGACATCGTATACACGGGCGCCGAGAACCAGTACCTGCTGGAAGCGGGCGGCCAGCGCCTGATGGCCTTCCAGCTCAACACCGACATTGGGGCCGACGAGGACTTCGACTACGACGAGGAGGTGGCGCTGTACCTGCCGCCGGCGAGCCTGGTCGTGCTGGAGGACGGCGTGGAGGCGGCTCCCGGCCGCGCCGCGCCGTGA
- a CDS encoding cytochrome P450 — translation MTTDPMNPAGRCPFHAASPDGASLTRQDKLAPQPGEPGPGQAVPNERGLYRVYDFQAARDILRSDAVRQAGFMAEAATRAPGLGRAPVLFAEGEAHHEMRRSTARYFTPTQVAHYEPMIAALADDLIGKLAQDGEANLDDLSLKLAVEVAAQVVGITDSAVPGLERRVMAFVEHGSDSEPGAPQPRGRGGKLGALWRQRQLLAFFLLDVKPSIAARRRERRDDLISHLLDRDYTDTEILTECLTYGTAGMVTTREFITVAAWHLLTQPELRADYVHGTEKERHAILHEILRLEPVVKVLYRRALEDIRTGDTFIPQGSVVALSVQETNTDPGTVGEDPAQLCPARPLPRGVQAPVLSFGDGSHRCPGAFLAIKESDLFLRRLLIWNDLRLISPPEVGFNETVKGYELRGLRVGLGGGPAHA, via the coding sequence ATGACCACCGACCCCATGAACCCCGCCGGACGTTGCCCCTTTCACGCCGCTTCTCCTGACGGCGCGTCACTGACCCGTCAGGACAAACTCGCGCCCCAGCCGGGCGAGCCTGGCCCGGGTCAGGCCGTCCCCAACGAGCGCGGCCTGTACCGCGTCTACGACTTCCAGGCGGCGCGGGACATCCTGCGTTCGGACGCGGTCCGGCAGGCCGGGTTCATGGCCGAGGCGGCCACCCGCGCGCCCGGCCTGGGCCGCGCGCCGGTCCTCTTTGCCGAGGGCGAGGCGCACCATGAGATGCGGCGCTCGACCGCGCGCTACTTCACGCCGACGCAGGTGGCGCACTACGAGCCGATGATCGCGGCGCTCGCCGACGACCTGATCGGCAAGCTGGCGCAGGACGGCGAGGCGAATCTCGACGACCTGAGCCTGAAACTGGCCGTGGAAGTCGCCGCCCAGGTCGTCGGCATCACCGACAGCGCCGTGCCGGGCCTGGAGCGGCGCGTGATGGCCTTCGTCGAACACGGCTCGGACAGTGAGCCAGGCGCGCCCCAGCCGCGGGGCCGGGGCGGCAAGCTCGGCGCGCTGTGGCGGCAGCGCCAGTTGCTCGCGTTCTTCCTGCTGGACGTCAAACCATCCATCGCCGCGCGCCGCCGGGAGCGCCGGGACGACCTCATCAGCCACCTGCTCGACCGGGACTACACCGACACCGAGATTCTGACCGAGTGCCTGACCTACGGCACCGCCGGGATGGTCACGACCCGCGAGTTCATTACTGTGGCGGCGTGGCACCTGCTCACGCAGCCGGAACTGCGCGCCGACTATGTCCACGGCACCGAGAAGGAGCGCCACGCCATCCTGCACGAGATCCTGCGGCTCGAGCCCGTGGTCAAGGTGCTGTACCGCCGCGCCCTGGAGGACATCCGGACGGGCGACACCTTCATTCCGCAGGGCAGCGTGGTGGCCCTGAGCGTGCAGGAGACGAACACCGACCCCGGCACGGTGGGCGAGGACCCCGCGCAGCTGTGCCCCGCCCGCCCCCTGCCGCGCGGCGTGCAGGCCCCGGTGCTGTCGTTCGGCGACGGCTCGCACCGCTGCCCCGGCGCCTTCCTGGCGATCAAGGAGAGCGACCTGTTCCTGCGCCGCCTGCTCATCTGGAACGACCTGCGCCTGATCTCGCCGCCCGAGGTGGGCTTCAACGAGACGGTCAAAGGCTACGAACTGCGCGGTCTGCGGGTCGGCCTGGGCGGGGGTCCGGCGCACGCCTGA
- a CDS encoding MarR family winged helix-turn-helix transcriptional regulator, whose product MTGLWTVWQKLSERGEQALREQHGLGLRAFIALSHIQAAPTYPAPLALALGVPRYEISRVLGELEARGAVVRMAQADRAGRVVVSATPLGRTLWQAALITLEGVTAPALAALGPEREHLTSLLGRVAQAAHGDS is encoded by the coding sequence ATGACCGGGCTATGGACCGTCTGGCAGAAGCTGAGCGAGCGCGGCGAGCAGGCCCTGCGCGAGCAGCACGGCCTGGGGCTGCGCGCCTTCATCGCGCTGTCGCACATCCAGGCGGCGCCCACCTACCCGGCGCCGCTCGCCCTGGCCCTGGGGGTCCCCCGCTACGAGATCAGCCGCGTGCTGGGCGAGCTCGAGGCGCGGGGGGCCGTGGTCCGCATGGCTCAGGCGGACCGGGCCGGCCGCGTCGTGGTGAGCGCCACCCCCCTGGGCCGGACGCTGTGGCAGGCGGCGCTGATCACGCTGGAGGGCGTGACGGCCCCGGCGCTGGCCGCTCTCGGTCCCGAACGTGAACACCTGACCTCTTTGCTCGGCCGGGTCGCCCAGGCGGCCCACGGAGACTCCTGA
- the map gene encoding type I methionyl aminopeptidase: MSRIALKSAREIEVMRRAGGLVAETFRVLEPFVKPGVTLKELDRLAEEHIRKAGATPAYLGYGPRNNPFPGTICASVNEVICHGIPDGRELQDGDILGMDIGVLLDGYYGDACYTYTVGEVSAEVRGLVDTTRACLQAGLDVVKPGARTGDIGHAIQTLAESRGYGVVREYTGHGVGKRLHEEPTIYHWGARYTGLKLQPGMVFTIEPMINLGTPETRLLPDGWTVVTADQRPSAQFEHTLVVTPRGYDVLTL; encoded by the coding sequence ATGAGCCGCATTGCCCTGAAATCCGCCCGCGAGATCGAAGTCATGCGCCGCGCCGGGGGGCTGGTCGCGGAAACCTTCCGGGTGCTAGAGCCCTTCGTCAAGCCGGGCGTGACACTCAAGGAACTCGACCGTCTGGCCGAGGAACATATCCGGAAGGCCGGGGCCACCCCTGCCTATCTGGGCTACGGGCCGCGCAACAATCCCTTTCCCGGTACCATCTGCGCGAGCGTGAACGAGGTCATCTGCCACGGCATCCCCGACGGGCGCGAGCTACAGGACGGCGACATCCTGGGGATGGACATCGGCGTGCTGCTGGACGGCTACTACGGCGACGCCTGCTACACCTACACGGTCGGTGAGGTCAGCGCCGAGGTGCGGGGTCTGGTGGACACGACCCGCGCGTGCCTTCAGGCAGGGCTGGACGTGGTGAAGCCCGGCGCCCGGACCGGCGACATCGGGCACGCCATCCAGACGCTGGCCGAATCGCGCGGCTACGGTGTGGTGCGCGAGTACACCGGCCACGGCGTGGGCAAGCGCCTGCACGAGGAACCGACCATCTACCACTGGGGCGCGCGCTACACTGGCCTCAAGCTGCAACCGGGCATGGTCTTCACCATCGAGCCGATGATCAATCTGGGGACGCCCGAGACGCGGCTGCTGCCCGACGGCTGGACGGTCGTCACGGCCGACCAGCGTCCCAGCGCGCAGTTCGAGCACACCCTGGTCGTGACGCCGCGGGGCTACGACGTCCTGACGCTGTAA
- a CDS encoding U32 family peptidase codes for MPRPRIKPEVMSPVGGLPQLRAAVEAGADAVFFGVNPVSGEGRQDGAGFHARAKVGFEAEALPEIMRGLHARGVQGFVTFNVLVFDRELRDAERQLIWLAESGVDAIIVQDHGVARLAHEICPDLPIHGSTQMSITSAEGAELARRFGASRVVLGRELSLRDIGRIAAQTDIELETFVHGALCVSYSGQCFSSEAWGGRSANRGQCAQACRLPYDLFVDGIQRDLGDARYLLSPGDLYALHQVPDLVELGVNCLKIEGRYKDAEFVALTTSAYRKAVDEAWAGLPLSVSPQEEQDLEQVYSRGLGPHFIAGTNHQTVVRGRAPRHRGVRVGTVRGVTERGVLAELTEALKPGDGLVFDPANWRKPEGREEGGFLYGLWQDGQQVEDIRAGGTYELRFGRGAVDGRRVREGDPVWRTQDPTLAARVRPLVEAADPVYTRPVTAQFVGRVGEAPTLTLDDGQGHRVTATAPKPLSPARNRALDEAGLEGALGKLGGTGYHLAGLTAELQGAGFLPVSALNALRREAADALTAARAQTPERIARPRLDDVLPELQALTPPRTTRPADPRLHVLVRTPEQLAAAIEERPDSITLDYLELYGLGPSVEQVRAAGIEVRVASPRILKPTEQNLQKFLLGLGAGILVRSGGLLEGLQGQAGDTPLTGDFSLNAANLLTTRALLDLGLTRLTPTYDLNARQITELAALVGGERLEAVAYGHLPVFHTEHCVFCRFLSDGTDYTNCGHPCESHRLALRDERGVAHPVMADVGCRNTVFEGRPQIAAAHLSDWLGAGLRDFRLEFVHETPEQVRAVVAAHRDFLAGTCTAADLGARLRDQADQGTTEGSLFVPQGFGELALLPML; via the coding sequence ATGCCGCGTCCCCGTATCAAGCCCGAAGTCATGAGTCCCGTCGGCGGTCTGCCGCAACTGCGCGCCGCCGTGGAGGCGGGGGCCGACGCGGTGTTCTTCGGCGTCAACCCGGTCAGCGGAGAGGGCCGGCAGGACGGCGCGGGCTTCCACGCGCGCGCCAAGGTCGGTTTCGAGGCCGAGGCCCTGCCCGAGATCATGCGGGGGCTGCACGCGCGCGGGGTCCAGGGCTTCGTGACCTTCAACGTGCTCGTGTTCGACCGCGAACTGCGCGACGCCGAGCGCCAGCTCATCTGGCTGGCCGAGTCGGGGGTGGACGCGATCATCGTGCAGGACCACGGCGTCGCCCGGCTGGCGCACGAGATCTGCCCCGACCTGCCCATTCACGGCAGCACGCAGATGAGCATCACCTCGGCCGAGGGCGCCGAACTCGCGCGGCGGTTCGGGGCTTCGCGGGTGGTGCTCGGGCGCGAGCTGTCGCTGCGCGACATCGGGCGTATCGCCGCGCAGACCGACATCGAGCTGGAGACCTTCGTGCACGGCGCGCTGTGCGTGAGCTACTCGGGCCAGTGCTTCTCCTCGGAGGCCTGGGGCGGGCGCAGCGCCAACCGGGGCCAGTGCGCCCAGGCGTGCCGGCTACCCTACGACCTGTTCGTGGACGGAATTCAGCGCGACCTGGGCGACGCGCGCTACCTGCTGTCGCCGGGCGACCTGTACGCCCTGCACCAGGTGCCCGACCTCGTGGAACTGGGCGTGAACTGCCTGAAGATCGAGGGGCGCTACAAGGACGCCGAGTTCGTCGCCCTGACCACCTCCGCCTACCGCAAGGCCGTGGACGAAGCCTGGGCCGGGCTGCCCCTGAGCGTGAGCCCCCAGGAGGAACAGGACCTGGAACAGGTGTACTCGCGCGGGCTGGGGCCGCACTTCATAGCGGGCACCAACCACCAGACCGTCGTGCGCGGGCGGGCCCCTCGGCACCGGGGTGTGCGCGTGGGCACGGTGCGCGGCGTCACCGAGCGCGGCGTGCTCGCCGAGCTGACCGAGGCCCTCAAGCCCGGCGACGGCCTCGTGTTCGACCCGGCCAACTGGCGCAAGCCCGAGGGCCGCGAGGAGGGCGGCTTTCTGTACGGCCTGTGGCAGGACGGGCAGCAGGTCGAGGACATCCGTGCGGGCGGGACCTACGAACTGCGCTTCGGACGCGGCGCGGTGGACGGCCGCCGCGTGCGTGAGGGTGACCCGGTGTGGCGCACCCAGGACCCCACCCTGGCCGCCCGCGTGCGCCCGCTCGTCGAGGCGGCCGACCCGGTCTACACTCGCCCCGTCACCGCGCAGTTCGTGGGCCGGGTGGGCGAGGCGCCCACGCTGACCCTGGACGACGGCCAGGGCCACCGCGTCACCGCTACTGCGCCCAAGCCGCTTTCGCCTGCCCGCAACCGCGCGCTGGACGAGGCGGGACTGGAGGGCGCGCTGGGCAAGCTGGGGGGCACCGGCTACCACCTCGCCGGGCTGACGGCCGAACTTCAGGGTGCGGGCTTCCTGCCCGTCTCGGCGCTCAATGCCCTGCGCCGCGAGGCCGCCGACGCCCTCACCGCGGCGCGTGCCCAGACCCCCGAGCGGATCGCCCGCCCCCGGCTGGACGACGTGCTGCCGGAACTCCAGGCCCTCACGCCGCCCCGGACCACCCGCCCGGCCGACCCCCGGCTGCACGTTCTGGTCCGCACGCCCGAGCAGCTCGCGGCGGCGATCGAGGAACGTCCCGATTCCATCACGCTCGACTACCTGGAGCTGTACGGCCTGGGCCCGAGCGTGGAGCAGGTCAGGGCCGCCGGGATTGAGGTGCGGGTCGCCAGTCCCCGGATTCTCAAGCCCACCGAGCAGAACCTCCAGAAGTTCCTGCTGGGGCTGGGCGCGGGCATCCTGGTGCGTTCGGGCGGGCTGCTCGAAGGCCTGCAGGGTCAGGCCGGCGACACGCCGCTGACCGGCGACTTCTCGCTCAACGCCGCGAACCTGCTTACCACGCGGGCGCTGCTGGACCTGGGCCTTACGCGCCTGACCCCCACCTACGACCTCAACGCCCGCCAGATCACCGAACTGGCCGCCCTGGTGGGGGGGGAACGACTGGAGGCGGTCGCCTACGGCCACCTGCCGGTGTTCCATACCGAGCACTGCGTGTTCTGCCGCTTCCTGTCGGACGGCACCGACTACACCAACTGCGGCCACCCGTGCGAGTCGCACCGCCTGGCCCTGCGTGACGAGCGCGGCGTGGCCCATCCCGTGATGGCCGACGTGGGCTGCCGCAACACGGTATTCGAGGGCCGCCCGCAGATCGCCGCCGCGCACCTGAGCGACTGGCTGGGCGCCGGCCTGCGCGACTTCCGGCTGGAGTTCGTCCACGAGACCCCCGAGCAGGTCCGCGCTGTCGTCGCGGCCCACCGCGACTTTCTGGCGGGCACGTGCACGGCGGCGGACCTCGGAGCCCGCCTGCGCGATCAGGCCGACCAGGGCACGACCGAGGGCAGCCTCTTCGTGCCGCAGGGCTTCGGGGAACTGGCGCTGCTGCCGATGCTATAG
- the panD gene encoding aspartate 1-decarboxylase produces MERIMFRAKIHRATVTQADLDYVGSVTVDQDLLDAADILVGEKVDIWNITNGNRLHTYALSGPRGSGVIGINGAAAHLVGPGDLVIIAAFGNFSEEEARTLEPKVVLVDAHNRLLELAPV; encoded by the coding sequence GTGGAACGCATCATGTTCAGGGCCAAGATTCACCGCGCGACCGTGACCCAGGCCGACCTGGATTACGTGGGCAGCGTAACGGTCGACCAGGACCTTCTCGACGCCGCCGACATCCTGGTGGGCGAGAAGGTGGACATCTGGAACATCACCAACGGCAACCGCCTGCACACCTACGCCCTGAGCGGCCCGCGCGGCAGCGGGGTCATCGGGATCAACGGCGCGGCGGCGCATCTCGTCGGGCCGGGCGACCTCGTGATCATCGCGGCGTTCGGCAACTTCAGCGAGGAAGAGGCCCGCACCCTAGAGCCCAAGGTGGTGCTGGTGGACGCCCACAACCGCCTGCTGGAGCTGGCGCCAGTCTGA
- a CDS encoding HD-GYP domain-containing protein, which yields MLRPQPLIVFLLLVMTGMVAYATYRQAGGLLIGASLVFALASWNLGGALRWASLVLYPAAFLFSLALPGARLSLDDLAGALLAVLGLGYLTVTQQAAYEDRHWQARVVRALRGCSERLASAHTPEAIMRAGTEIMEQLQTAPHVAFVAYRDGAPYILASSGQFRTHMDRPLQPSDNDSRSVQADHWVAEQGLALLPRAERRQYHVAPIEGEAGAPLGLLLLARPGETAFRQSEKEVVGAFAQLLGAHLGQGQAIGELRDANELTLRALGAALERRDDETGGHTQRVTTLSVRLARKLGWSETQIKALRWGAYLHDLGKIAVPDRILHKPGPLDEEERRAVQRHPMVGYDILQDLHFLPAETLDLVRYHHERWDGGGYPAGLRGHNIPDTARLFAIVDVYDALTYPRPYKTAWPAEQALDEIVDQAGRQFDPQYVEAFVRLVRSRDDTRLVR from the coding sequence GTGCTTCGCCCCCAGCCCCTGATCGTGTTTCTTCTGCTGGTCATGACCGGAATGGTGGCCTACGCGACCTACCGGCAGGCGGGCGGGCTACTCATCGGGGCATCTCTAGTGTTCGCGCTGGCGAGCTGGAATCTGGGCGGCGCGCTGCGCTGGGCGTCGCTGGTGCTCTATCCGGCCGCCTTCTTGTTTTCTCTGGCCCTGCCGGGGGCGCGGCTGTCCCTCGACGACCTCGCGGGCGCGCTGCTGGCGGTCCTGGGGCTGGGCTACCTGACCGTGACGCAGCAGGCCGCCTACGAGGACCGGCACTGGCAGGCGCGGGTGGTGCGGGCGCTGCGCGGCTGCTCCGAGCGCCTGGCCAGTGCACACACCCCCGAGGCGATCATGCGCGCGGGCACCGAGATCATGGAGCAGCTCCAGACCGCGCCGCATGTGGCCTTCGTGGCCTACCGAGACGGCGCGCCGTACATCCTGGCGTCCTCGGGGCAGTTCCGCACGCACATGGACCGCCCCCTCCAGCCCAGCGACAACGACAGCCGCAGCGTGCAGGCCGACCACTGGGTCGCCGAGCAGGGGCTGGCGCTGCTGCCCCGCGCCGAGCGCCGCCAGTACCACGTCGCGCCCATTGAGGGCGAGGCGGGCGCGCCGCTGGGGTTGCTGCTCCTAGCCCGGCCAGGCGAGACGGCCTTCCGCCAGAGTGAGAAGGAGGTCGTCGGGGCCTTCGCGCAGCTGCTCGGCGCCCACCTGGGGCAGGGGCAGGCCATCGGCGAGCTGCGCGACGCCAACGAGCTGACCCTGCGCGCCCTGGGCGCCGCGCTGGAGCGCCGCGACGACGAGACCGGCGGTCATACCCAGCGCGTGACCACCCTGAGCGTGCGCCTCGCGCGGAAACTGGGCTGGAGCGAGACCCAGATCAAGGCCCTGCGCTGGGGCGCCTATCTGCACGACCTGGGCAAGATCGCCGTGCCCGACCGCATCCTGCATAAGCCCGGTCCTCTCGACGAGGAGGAGAGGCGCGCCGTGCAGCGCCACCCTATGGTGGGATACGACATTCTCCAGGACCTGCATTTCCTGCCGGCCGAGACCCTCGACCTCGTGCGCTACCACCATGAGCGCTGGGACGGCGGAGGCTACCCGGCGGGGCTGCGCGGTCACAACATTCCAGACACCGCGCGGCTCTTCGCCATCGTAGACGTCTACGACGCCCTGACCTACCCGCGGCCCTACAAGACGGCGTGGCCGGCCGAACAGGCCCTCGACGAGATCGTCGATCAGGCTGGGCGGCAGTTCGACCCGCAGTACGTCGAGGCGTTCGTGCGCCTCGTCCGCTCGCGCGATGACACCCGGCTGGTGCGCTAA